Within the Drosophila melanogaster chromosome 3R genome, the region agatttgactgccctctttcaacgctacctaatcttaagaacccaagagcgaggctctcccgaaatacaaatattgttcaaatactgaggcttctcctcaatccaatttgcatttgatttttagtcttaagctgagatccaaagaataaagtcgtgaaactatttctcctaaaaactattttttatttcttggcgttgtccttagtcaactgacgggacattagttcgactcataaataaaacaacaattttactatatataccAATTGTATATACCAATAGCAAATGGGAGACTATATCTTagcattaaaatatatatacacatcaTACCAAGATTTTCTCCCTGTTGTTAACTGACTTTTTTTCCCACCTGGGTAATTTCCGCTTAATTAGTGCAATGACAGTGACCAGCAGTCGTGGATCCAACTTCTTAGGCGGGGGATTGGATTGTCCGCTGGCGCTCTACAGAGTAATAGGACCATTGAAGGACCCAAGGACGTGGGTGGACAGTTGGATAggtggatgggtggatggATAGGTGGCAAGTGGTCGTAATCCAAGAAGTACTAAAGAGACGGGAGCCTTTGTCCATTTTGCCTTATTTACGTAGCACTGAGCTCGGAGCTCTGGCGCtctattttccatttgtttatttcaaGTCGGATTGTTGACTTTACGATGCTGGTGCTGTTTTTGCAATTGCGTATGTCCGTAGCAATAAAAAACACTTGTAGCTGCGTAAAAATACGAATGCGAATGCCAAGTATGGCATACTTGTTGTGACTGTCGGGAAGTTAGACGCCATCTGAATTACCAGAGAAGAAGAGTtttgcaatgcaaatatagtgattttcatttaattcatGTAGGATGTGCATTAGTCATGCCCAAGTGCAGTCACACTGCGTGCAATAAAGATTTCACTACcgttgtaaaaaaaatattacgtgcaagtaaaatatatacaattttcTGAGTAATCAAAACCATTGATATTTTTACctattgaaatcttagttgccaATTTATGTTGAttccaaaagtatgcaacaaatatttatgtttgcttACAGTGCATCCGCCTGACAACAGATGGCGCTTTGTATCATCATTGCTATATGTTTTCATATGTTTTGCATGCCAACATATTTAATCGTTTTTACTtcaaaataatgaaaaatacaaCTTACATtctgtttttaaatatatttttcgtgtttaaaaattacaaaagtgTTGCCAGAGATTGGCAATCTAACAGCTAcgtaaattttctttttatcataaaatttattttctttttggaaTATCACACCAAAACAGGTGGCACGTTCCTTCCGCCCGGACTTTGTGCTCATTCGTCAGCCGCCGCGCGACGGATCCAGTGACTATCGTTCCACGATCTTGGGTTTAAAGTACGGCGGAGTGCCCAGCATTAATTCGCTGCACTCTATCTATCAGTTCCAGGTGAGTAGCGTTGGACTTCATATCGGGCTTACTTTACAACTGATCTTCTTTGATACTCTTAAGGACAAGCCCTGGGTATTTTCGCACCTGCTGCAATTGCAGCGACGCCTCGGACGCGACGGCTTTCCACTGATCGAACAGACCTTCTTCCCCAATCCACGCGATTTGGTAAGTATACGCGGTATGAACATTAAAAGCTAGACACTAATTAAGTAGCTACTAAGGAGCCGGTTACAAGTTCGAAAGCATCAATTATTAAATAACACATTAGGCATAACGTACGTATTAAAGCTCTGGATAGAGAAAAACGGTAGCATAACAAGGACAAGCGAAGGACttggggcaaaaaaaaaacccgcaTTGGTTTACGGATTGCTCATGCACTTTCTGTAGAGCTGCGTGCGTCGCCAGCGGCATCGGGAAATCACTCCATTGACCGTCTGCACTTTATGCGGCATGCAGGCACTGTAGTTCGTCTCGCATTTTCCAAAAGGCGACCACTTGCATGTATCGGCATAGTTTCGTCCCTTAAAGCATCTCTCTCCAAAGCAGGGAGTTACCTGGTAGAAACCACAGTTTACTTAGATTGATGTCTGATGTGCTTTACTCCTAACTTACTGTGCAATTGGTGGCCTTGGCATATCCACCGCTGAAGCCATGACGCTCTGTTATGGTCATCCTGGTGTACTCCTTGTAGTAGCTGCATATATTTAATGTCGGCATCCTACCCGCTACTATATAAACTTTTCCCAGATCGAGATTTATACCACACATTGCGTCATCTTGGGGCGTGGACAGGCGCCCATCGCGTAGCATTCGTCGTGCTTCGGATGTAGCCtagtaaaataataaaattaataagatTATTTTCTTTAGTTAAGTTTTTAGTTAGATGAAAAGGGCTTTAATGTTAAATTAAGTTCCATACCGTTGCGCTGGCTTACCTTGTAGGTGCGTTTGATGTGAACTTTGTAGGTGGTCCTGCCGGGCTCGATGGTATCCGATTTGCGAAGGACTCGCAGTTGCACAACTGTCAAGGATTggcatttgtttattgaattcACCGGAGATTCTCAGACTCTTAGGTCGTGCAAAACTTACCGTAGTCCGCCTGGGCGAAGTGCGTCTGTGGGTGAGATGGCATGCAGCTGCAGGCATCCGCTGGGCGACCGTAAAACGCGAAAACGGCGACCAGGAGGAGCGTCAATAAACCCAAATGCTTTCTAAGATCCATGACTGCGTTGGTTGGCGAGCTGATAAAATGGCTATGGCTTTGCGTCACCGCCAGTGAGTCCCCGAGATTACTGTAAAGGAAGTGGAAAATGAAGGAAATTGAGGGAAAATTGAGATTGCTTCTTACGGTAACGACAATGATTTAATGGGAAAACGCATATAATAGCTTTCGTGCTGAAGGTCACTGAGAGTTTAATTATGTCTGTCTTACTTATGTCGTTCGGCTTATCAATGGAGGCCAGGCAGCAGCAGGCGACAGCCTTCCATCAATCGAGCCATCAATCCGCTGCTCAATTATGCATTTAAtatattacacatacgcccTGTATGTCAGCAATTAATCGCGCCTACTGTCACAAACACGCACGCACAAGCTGGGATCATCAAGAGCATTTATGGGCGAAGCACTTGACTGCCAAATCGCATCCATCTTTATTCTTCAtagattggattggattgtcTTAAGCCTGAATCCATATTCTCCTTtcatcaatattttatttccgaCTTACGCAAAGTCGATTCAGCAGTCAATTTAGAATGCATAAATCGTACAAAAGTAGTTCAATTGCCCGggcatttcaattgaaaattgtttatggGAAATTCATAGAAAACTTGAGACGCACAAATCGAAATCCATTACAAAACCGCTACCATACCCCATATTTCGATGTGCTACCACATAGCTACCATAGCTATAGATAGAGATGCACAAACTCTCATGTTTATATGTATGCCTCCATATATTAAcgcaaaaatattgtataatatcGAGAGTGTAAAAAGCAAGGCGGCAATCAGCTGCAGCTCCCGATTCGAACTGATCGGGGCAGATAGTCAGGTTCCATATAGACAGACCTATGGCCATATGCCTATCTATCCCGATTTCCCGCCCCTCGCAGTTCCAGTTCTCCTCTGTTTATGGAGTCTACAACCCGGCAGCTCTGCAGCTCTCGGCAATGTGGCAATTAAATTgatataaaattgaattaaaagcattttgcGGAAAAGCCACTAGAAAACGCACATGCATACGCACTCGCAGGGAGCGcggaaaatgaggaaaaatcGGGGGCAGACCTGCATGCGTGAATCGCTGGGAGGTTGCTATTGATTGAATGCAAGCCAAGCAGGCAGGAGTAATGCATCAAACTATTCATTAAGTGGCAGCCCAAGTGGCGGCAGACAAGCAGACGCGCTGACTAATGGGTTAAACTGGAACATACACCGGTAGAAAATGAGTCTGCTAATAGAGTGAATAATTATGTGATATCCGATATACTAGCTTTATTGACAGCACTACAAAACTAATGGAATTGCTGTCTTATCATTAAGATATTTAGAAACAATATCGTGGCGAGAACTAAACTTccgaaactgaaaataaacattctattttatttttaataatacaagTTTATAATTAGATCACCCTTAGTGGTTTGCTGGGAAAAAGATTGTTCTACTGTACACAATGGTTATCTAGACTATAAAGAGAAAAGCTTAGCATGTTTTTCCGTATTTTTTCCCTGACACTGTGACACTTTGCCCGGCAATTAACGGCGCGGATTTGTTTAACAAACAGGCCGACAAGACAGTACTACCAACAACAATATTGAGGGgaacaaaaaatggaaaacaaacaaacagccgGCCGAGAAGCAACAAAAAGtggcacaagcacacacactcagtcGAAAACGTCATCAACGTTTAGCAGATAAATCAAGTTGGGAGCCAATTGCCAGCAAGAAAAGCGTTTTCAGAGGCGTTGAAAATTCGCACGATTTCATTGGGACCTGGGACTACTTTTCCCCTCGCAGAGCGATACccatctgtgtgtgtgtgtatacatAAAAAAGTCTCCTTACTAATATATGCACCCATGTCTGAATGCACAATTAGCTGGGCCATATATCACTCAGGCATAGTTTAAAGTCTACCAAAGCCGGCAAAAATGCAGCAACAGTTTTGggatttattgttttttttttttatttttcgagcTGGAAAAACGCTCCCCGTGTTTGTTGACAAGCCTAACACATGTCAATTAAATGTTATATATTATGGCACACGGCGGCCACTCACACAGACTCCAAAAAGTGGAACGTGCCGCATTTGACGTCACTTTGTGCCCCGTCTAATTGACACACTTGTTGGACTTGTCTGCCACGAAGTTCTTGTGTCGTCACCATTATCGATGTTGACATTTGACACTGGTTTCAATTTCGAGTGGCTGTCATCCAATTATgcgggccaaaaaaaaaacaaaaaaaaaattaacaagagGGGGCAACAATTTCAAAAGATATTAACTCAAATATCGGATCGAGTTCAATTGGCATTGATTTCCACTCTGAACTCAGGGCACTTAAAGTTCGTCGTTcacaacaaaatgaaaaatatttacggACAAATATGGTGAGGGGAATTTCGCTATAAGGAAATGGAATATAATTCAATCAAACTTCCAGCGAttaagtttaaaatatttgtataattatatCGACAGTTCTAAACTGGAAGCACGACAGGCTTTttgattataattatttattcgCGTATTAGTTGTACACTacttaacaaacaaaaaaaactcaaaatattaaagtatttatttataaaataacaaaattcaCAACATTCattggattttatttgcttaaatgtttaaattacaAATCCGTCTTCGTAATATTTAATCTTTACCCAAAAGGCTCAGCCATTTggcattatgcaaattttatgaTTAACACTTTCCCATAGAAAGGTAGACAGAAAACAGAATCCAGACAGATTTCCCAGGTGAATGCAAAGGGATTTGCTAAGGTCAGACATGGAAAAGGCCAAGGCTCGGTGATgatgataaaaaaaatgggggaaaagTGGACAGAAAGGTTTTCCTGCTACCAAACTAAAGCGCTTTCGGTTTAGCTCTCCTTTTTTTGGGTGGTTTGTTTAGTTGGTTGAAGACTGCTCGCCGAAATGGCTGAACAACCCAAAGCCACATAATTAATGCGATTTTGGTTTGCGTTCCGTGCTTTCTTTGCAAATTTGTGTTGGCCAGTGTGCTATGTAGTTGCCCGTTGAGAGGTTTGGTTTATGAGCACTTAATTGGGGCCATTAATACCGGCTAATGCCTAAGTGAAGTGTGTGGACCCACAAAAGAATTGACAGCCAGAGGCACTTCACATAGCATCGAACAAAACACTAAATGCATCGACATAAAAACGTATTTATAGCTTTCGGATATTTCGACTACATTGCCCAGCATAGTCCCCACATTTACGATGCTTAAAATTTTGCGCCTCCAAAAAAGGCATATCAAATTGTGGCTGCTTCGATCATTTTGCGGGAATTGATTTATGGTTTCTTGGTCTATAAAGTAGCGGAATAAAAAGTATAACTTATTTTTTATGGTGTTAAAAATTGGTTTTATCTACAAATGATTCAGTATTGTTGCAGTAGGTCATCAGATCATTTCGACATGCTAATCAACTTATTCTATTGCAATTTGTCACATTACTATGACACGGATACATAATTCTAAGTAAATATGACACTTCTAATGAGGTAATGAAATATAAGTTTAGTGAGTACCCAAACTTCGAATCGAATGTCACCGTTATCGACTGGATTTTTCAGCGGTCATTTACTTTTGGATATTGCTCTTTGCGGCAATTCGCCtacatatttgtttttttttttattgctgtGCCAATTTGATTTTTACTTACTTAGATTTTCATTCCAACCCGATGATGTCATATCGTCGCAGAAGATATTCAACTTATCAGAATCCGGgataaattttaattggagCAAGCAAATATTAGCCATTGCAACTGAGATGACAACTCGCAAGTGGGCAAAACCATGCACATCGACTTTTTCATTACCGACTTTTGCAGTCCAGTGAATTTCCGCCAACTTCCCATAACGATGCTGAAAAACTTTCTTTGGCCGGAGGCATTCGGTTGACTGGCTTTTCCTTTGTCGGCGATGCCTTCACAACAATGGGGGAAAATTAAGGGGGAAATATCAAAGTCACGATCGGGCAATAGGCAATGCCATAATCAGCATGATCAATGCGGCCCAAACAAAAGGGGGTTATGGTATGCCCATTTGATTAATGCCACTGCTTGATCCCTGACCCGGAATGGTTTTCCTGCCCGGAATGGCCAAATAATGTGGCTTCAAGTTGGCTAAAGATAATGATACCAGCTATTGGCATTTACATGCACTCAACAAACACCTGAACCAGTGGCACGTACATGCATAATTAACATCGGTATTGAAATCCCAATCCGAGGTGATAAGAACTGGTAAAG harbors:
- the Timp gene encoding tissue inhibitor of metalloproteases, producing MDLRKHLGLLTLLLVAVFAFYGRPADACSCMPSHPQTHFAQADYVVQLRVLRKSDTIEPGRTTYKVHIKRTYKATSEARRMLRDGRLSTPQDDAMCGINLDLGKVYIVAGRMPTLNICSYYKEYTRMTITERHGFSGGYAKATNCTVTPCFGERCFKGRNYADTCKWSPFGKCETNYSACMPHKVQTVNGVISRCRWRRTQLYRKCMSNP